Sequence from the Gloeocapsopsis dulcis genome:
ACTAACTCAGGATTTATCTTTACCAGAACTAGCTATCCAGGTTATGGTCCTCGATGGGATAAATATTGGAAAATTTCTAAATTAAATACAGTTCCTCAGGAAAATTAAGAGTAAAGTGAGCATTGCTCATTATATTCTAAATTATAAAAGTAATTCCAATTTAGATATTAACAAATATTGTATTAGTCTTGGGCACGCAGCAAACACTAGCAAATTCTTTGCTATTAATTGCATTAAGCACGAAAGTGTATCCTTATATTTCCCTGGTAGTTAGTATTAGTTAATACATTTGTTCAAGCTGGGAATGTATATTTTTGAAAAATGCATAATTAAGACAAAGTTTAGTTGGGTGTGAGGAGAATCAGTGTTTAAGGTACTACGAAAAACAGCAAATTATGGCTTATTCTTAATCAATTTTTTACTGTATCAAATTTCTGGTATTGCGAATGCCTCAGAAGCTAATCAAGCAACCAACATCTTATCGCAACCACAATTATCCACACTAATGGCACAAGTCACGTCGGTTTCACAACTATCCGACGTACAGCCAACAGATTGGGCATTTCAAGCTTTACAGTCATTAGTAGAACGTTATGGTTGTATTGCAGGATATCCGGATAGTACTTACCGTGGTAATCGAGCACTAACACGAAATGAATTTGCGGCTGGGTTGAATGCGTGCTTGAATCGCGTCAATGAACTGATCGCCGCAGCAACAAGTGATTTGAGTCGAGAAGATTTAGCCATTTTGCAAAGATTACAGGAAGAATTTGCGGCTGAACTTGCTAGTTTGCGCGGGAGAGTTGCTACTTTAGAAGCACAAGCAGCAGAACTTGAAGCAAATCAGTTTTCTACCACAACTAAACTTGCAGGTGAAGTCATTACCTATCTTGCAGATGGTTTTGGTGAAACTGCGGGTGACATTAATAATACAACACTTGGTTATCGCGTTCGTCTAAATTTTGATACGAGTTTTACTGGACAAGATCGCCTCAGAACTCGCGTGCAAGCAACAAATTTAAGACTCTTTGACACTGGGGCAACCTTTGGCGGTAGTCAAGGAACCCGCGAGGGACAAGACGCCACAATTGTAGAGGATTTTATCGGGTTTGGCTTAACAGGGGAAACGCGCTTAACTCCTAGCAGTATCGCCCAAAGTGGTGAGGTTCTTGCTACTCAATTACAGTATCAGTTTCCCGTAGGCGATCGCTTCCGCGTCTACTTAGAAGCAGGTGGGACTGATCCTACTTTCATCACCGATCCGATTAGTCCGTTTGTCGATACCGCAACAGGGGCATTGTCTAACTTTGGGCAAGTTAATCCAATGTATTTCCCCATCGGAAACCAAGCAGGTATTGGAGCAAACTTTTTAGTCACTCCAGAACTTAGCTTAGACTTTGGCTATTTAGGAGGACTCGATACCGCCAACAATCCTGGTGAAGATACAGGATTATTTAATGGCGATTATAGTACGTTTACACAGTTAGTCTACAACAATGATCGCTTCAAAGTTGGTTTATTCTATCTCAACGCTTACTCAGGTAATTTTGGTGTCGATACGCTTGCAGGTAGCAATCCCGCAAAGGTGATTGTCGTCAATGATGTAAATAATCCAGAAAATAACTTTAGCAATCCAGTCATTGCCAATACTTACGCAGCACAGCTTAATTTCCGAGTTTTTGAGGGCTTTGAAATTGGTGGTTGGGTAGGTTACACTGCGGCACGGGCTGTTGGTGAAATCAAAGGTGACGCAGATATTTGGAACTATGCCGTAACGTTGCATTTTCCTGACTTATTTCGCGAAGGAAACGCAGGTGGTATTGTGGTAGGGATGCAGCCAAAGTTAACAGGCACAAGTAATGCTGTTTTAGCCACAGCGATTGGTTTACCCGCAGGACAAAGAAGCGATCGCGATACAGGTTTACACCTCGAAGCCTTTTACCGCTATCAGTTAAACGACAATATCTCAATTACTCCTGGTGTTTTTTGGTTAACCGCACCCAACCACGACGCCCGAAATCCTGATGTTGTTATTGGTGTAATTAGAACTTCGTTTGTATTTTAATGCTCATCGGTAATTGTAATGAGTCAATGATTACCAATACTTGAACTAAGGAGATTCTATTACCTCACGCTGGTTTTACTACAACAAAATACACCTTCCATGCCGCCGAACCAACTCAATTATTACAAGACGGTGACGTCAAGTAGCTTCAGGAACGAGGTTTTAACATGACGAACCCTAGATATTTGTATAAAATATATTTAAATATACGAGAATTATACTGAGATTAGTTGGGCAGATAGACGGAACTTTGCTATATATCCACCCTGATCGAGGAAGATATACAGCAGCCTCAGTATAGATCTACCAATATAGGATAGATCTACAGCAAGGTAGTTGTTCATTCACCTTAAACTGAGAAATCTACAGTAAAATTCTGTACAATAAATTGTTATGCGATTTCTCAAGTGAGATAGGTTTATGACCTTTTATGACAAAGACATAGATCGCACATTATTTTTTAATTTCCTTTACTTCAAACCCAAAATATGATTTCGGCGCTTTTGCAAAGGGATATAGCTCTGCTGCAAACACTTTGGCAGAGCAGTTAATTAAAAAAGTAAATTTTCCTGATTATCAAGCTTATCCTGTTGTCTTTTTATATCGCCATTCATTTGAATTAAATCTCAAGAACGTTATTTACTGGTCAGCGCGACTTCTTGCTTTTAAGGGAGTTGAAGATGTTGGCGAAAGGCTATACAACACTCATAATTTAATCAAGCTAGCGGCAAATGCTGAGAGGATTTTACTTAAGGCTTTTCCTGACGATCCAGATCTCCATGAATTTGTTCAAGATGTCATCTCTACAGCCAAAGAGTTCTCTGATATCGATCCAGATTCCTATTCATACCGATATCCCATAAGCACAAGAGGGGATTACTCAACTCGGCTTGCACAGTCTGTAAATCTATCATCACTTTCTGACCACATGGCCAGTCTTCTAGAGAACTTAGACACTATTAACTTTGGATTGAATCTCGAAACAGATATCGAACAGGAAGTTTATGAGGCATATTTAAATCTTTAAAGGATTCAAGTATTGGCTGAAAAGCCAGACTTTGGGAAATATTGATATTGGATAGAATTGAGATAGCACATATCAGACTCTTACTATGACTCTTGCAATCCTGTCGAAACCTGCACCCTTGACAGTCAACTCTGATGGTATAGTTCGTGTTGGTGGAACACGGGTAACTTTAGATACAGTTGTTGCTGTGTTTAAGCAAGGGGCAACGGCAGAAGAAATTGTCCATCGTTATCCCTCCTTAAAGCTGGCTGACGTTTATGCTTCAATTGCCTTCTATCTCAATCATCAACAGGAAGT
This genomic interval carries:
- a CDS encoding iron uptake porin codes for the protein MFKVLRKTANYGLFLINFLLYQISGIANASEANQATNILSQPQLSTLMAQVTSVSQLSDVQPTDWAFQALQSLVERYGCIAGYPDSTYRGNRALTRNEFAAGLNACLNRVNELIAAATSDLSREDLAILQRLQEEFAAELASLRGRVATLEAQAAELEANQFSTTTKLAGEVITYLADGFGETAGDINNTTLGYRVRLNFDTSFTGQDRLRTRVQATNLRLFDTGATFGGSQGTREGQDATIVEDFIGFGLTGETRLTPSSIAQSGEVLATQLQYQFPVGDRFRVYLEAGGTDPTFITDPISPFVDTATGALSNFGQVNPMYFPIGNQAGIGANFLVTPELSLDFGYLGGLDTANNPGEDTGLFNGDYSTFTQLVYNNDRFKVGLFYLNAYSGNFGVDTLAGSNPAKVIVVNDVNNPENNFSNPVIANTYAAQLNFRVFEGFEIGGWVGYTAARAVGEIKGDADIWNYAVTLHFPDLFREGNAGGIVVGMQPKLTGTSNAVLATAIGLPAGQRSDRDTGLHLEAFYRYQLNDNISITPGVFWLTAPNHDARNPDVVIGVIRTSFVF
- a CDS encoding DUF433 domain-containing protein, whose protein sequence is MTLAILSKPAPLTVNSDGIVRVGGTRVTLDTVVAVFKQGATAEEIVHRYPSLKLADVYASIAFYLNHQQEVEAYLKQRQQQAQEIRQMNQARFDPQGLRDRLLARRIERQA